The sequence CGTAACTACAATAACCGCAGCGCCAGCAGCGAGTAGTCGCAAACGCCTAACGCAGTGCTTCTGCGGTAATTCATGCGCACATAAAAAAGCACCGAGCTGATAAGACTCGGTGCTTTTTTGTATTTTTAATTTCTAGCTTCTCGTCTTTTTGATTCACTCTTGTGAGCTTTCAAGTGACGTTTTGCTGTGCAAAATCAGCCGACTAACGCGGCTTCTACCGACTAGAAATTACATCTTTTATGCTTGGCGCTTCACGTTCAATTGATCAGTTAGATCTGACGTACTTTAACGATACGACCTTTGATTTTGCCTTGCTGCAGGTGCTTCAGCGCCTGCTTGGCGACGTCTTTGTGCACGGCCACATAAGACTGCATTTCTGAGATATTAATCTTGCCTACTTGGTCGCCTTTAATGCCGGCTTCGCCAGTTAAGGCACCGAGAATATCGCCGGCACGAATTTTACTCTTACGACCACCGGCAATGTTTAAGGTCACCATGTCCGGCTGCAGCGGTGGGGTATTGCTGTTCAGTTCAGCCAGCGTTCCCTGCACGATAGTCGCGTTTTGATATTCTTCTATCAAGTGCACGCGGTACGCTTCTTGCGGGCTGTACAAGCTCAACGCCAAACCTTGCTGACCGGCGCGGCCAGTACGACCCACGCGGTGCACGTGCACTTCGGGATCTTGGGTAATGTCGTAGTTAATGACCGCCGCCAGCTCTTTAATGTCCAAGCCACGGGCGGCTACGTCAGTGGCCACCAGAATATTAGCGCTACCATTGGTAAAGCGGATCAGTACCTGATCGCGCTCTCTTTGCTCAAGGTCACCGTTAAGCGCTAATGCAGCAAAGCCTAATTCCGTTAAGTGGTCTGCCACTTCTTGGCAGGCGCGCTTGGTATTACAAAACACTACCGCCGAGCGCGGCGCATAATGGGCCAATAAGGTGGCCAATGCTTGCTTTCGCAAATGCGGCGACACTTCAAATAGCAATTGCACTATGGTGTCGGCGCGATTTTCATCGGCCACCGAAACGCGCTCAGGGTTTTGCTGTAAACCGCGGCTTAAATCGGCGATACCATTTGGATAGGTGGCTGAGAACAATAAGGTTTGGCGAGCTTTGGGGGCATACGCCACTACTTGCTCAATGTCATAGGCAAAACCCATGTCCAGCATGCGGTCAGCTTCATCCAACACCAAGGTATTGAGATGATCTAAGTGCAAGCTGCCTTGCTCTAAGTGCTTAAGCATGCGCCCTGGCGTGCCCACTACAATGTGTGCGCCAAACTCTAACGAGGCAGTTTGCGCCGAGGTGGGCGAGCCACCACAAAGCACCACTAGCTTTACGTTAGCCATGGCGCGCGCTAAACGACGCAGCTCTTGAGCTACCTGATCCGCCAGCTCACGAGTGGGGCAAATGACCATGGTTTGCACGGCCAAGTGGTTGACGTTTAAGCGTGCCAGCAACGCCAAGCCAAAGGCCACGGTTTTACCGCTACCCGTACTGGCCTGAGCAATCACGTCTTTGCCGTTTAACATCAATGGCAAACTTTGCGCCTGAATGGGCGTCATGCGCGTGTATTCAAGGCTAGTAAGGTTGTCGACGAGGGCTGGGTCCAGCGACAGGGTAGAAAATTCGGTTTGGGTCACAAAGAAACTCTTATGTTTAAAATAGAAAATGAAAATACAGGGGATTGAAAAATACTGGTGCGCTAAGGCGGGCTCTCATAATAGCAGAAAACCCGATAGCGTGTTGTTTTTTGCTGCAAATCAACACCCAGCGGCGAGCGTTAAGCGCCAACACAAGGCATACGGCGGTAGGCGGAGTTATTCCGCCTCTACTTGCTTGAGCTCCGCCACTATTTTTACGCGCAGCTCAGCCTGTTGTAGCTCTGTTAAAGGCTGATTGTCGGCATTGGTTAGACTAAAAAAGTCTTCTACGCGCTCGCCGATAGTAGTGATTTTTGCCGCGTGTAAATTTAACTGCAGTTGGCTAAACACATTACCAATGCGCGCCAATAAGCCAGGGGTATCGAGGGCTATCAGCTCCATTAGGCTGCGTTTATGGGTGCGTTTTGGGTGCAAAAAATTTACCTCAGTGGCCACGGTAAACTCCCGATGGCGCCGCGAGGGCGGGCGAATACGAATTAACGGCGCCTGGCTGCTTTCTAGAGTGTCCGTTAAGCGCTGACACAGCTCGGCAAGGCGGTCGCCGCTGACCGGTTGGCCATCGGGCTCGAGCACGATAAAGGTATCCAGCGCATAACCGTCTTTTGAGGTCATGATCTGCGCATCATGGATGTTAAGATTTTTTTGATCCAAGGCCGCCGCCACTCGGCCAAATAAGTTTGGGGAGTCTTGGCAATAAATAAACAGCTCGCTGCCGCCACGTCCCGGTTGTTGGCTAATTTGCACCAAGGGCCCAGGATTATCGGCGTGAGCCAAAATATGGCGACTGTGCCAGGCAATTTGTTCTGGGGTATGACGCAAAAAATAATCGGCGGTAAAACGCGCCCATAAGGGTTTAATTTGCGCTTCTGTGGTGTCCAGTTGCAATAATATTTGGCGTGCTTGGCGCTGGTTTTCGCGAATCGTTAAGCGCAGATCCGGTGGGTTCTCTAGCCCTTGGCGCAAGGCTTTTTGGGTTGAGAAGTACAGCTCGCGCAGCAGGCTGCCTTTCCAGTCATTCCACAAATTATCGTTAGTGGCACAAATATCCGCCACCGTTAGCGCATATAAATAGTCGAGTCGAATTTCATCTTTTACTTGGCTGGCAAACTCGCTGATCACCTCTGGGTCATAAATATCCCGGCGTTGAGCGGTGACCGACATCAACAGATGCTGGCGCACTAACCACACCACCAAACGGGTGTCGGGCTTGCTTAGTTGGTGTAATTCACAAAATTCCTGAGCATCAATGGCGCCCAGCTCGGAGTGGTCACCACCACGGCCCTTGGCAATATCGTGAAACAAGGCGGCTATGTTGAGTAGCTCAGGCTTGCGCAAGCGATTACAAATATCGAAACATAAGGGATGGCTACGCTTGGCATCGCCATGATGAAAGCGATAAATATTTTTTAATAAACGGTGGGTATGTTCATCCACCGGATAGGCATGAAACATATCAAATTGCATTTGGCCGACAATTTTTTGCCACTGGGGCAGGTAGGCGGCCAAAATACCGTAGCGATGCATCAAGGTTAAGGCTAAGCCGCAGCCTTGATGATGGCGCATGAGCATCATAAAAAAGCGTCGGCATTCGGCATGATCCCATAAGAAGCCGGGTAAATCGCGCCGTGCGTCTCTCAGCAAACGCAGCGTGCTGGAATAAATACCGGTGATCTGGGGATGCAGTGCGATGTGATAAAACAACCGCATAATGGCCGCCGGTTGTGCCATAAATAATTCAGGGTTGATCACATCAATTAAGGTACCGCGCAGGCGAAACTCAGGCGTGAGGTTTCTGACATCCATGGCGATATGGCCGAGAATCGCTTCATCAAACAGCTGCAATAGCATTTCGTTGAGCTCTTGGACACGGCGCACGGTTTGATAAAAGCGCTTCATCATTTGCTCTATGGGCTCGTTGCCTTCGCCCGCATATCCGAGTGAGGTAGCCACGGCCCGCTGCCTGTCAAACAACAGCCGATTATCGGTTCTGTGGGTGGCCATGTGCAGGGCAAAGCGCAGCTTCCATAAGAAGTTCTGACTATCGAGCAGCTCCAGATATTCGTCTTGAGTTAAAAAATCGTGGCTGACCATTTCATGCAAGGTGGTGGCACCAAAATGGCGACGGGTAACCCAGCTAATGGTCTGAATATCGCGCAAACCGCCGGGGCTGCATTTAATATCCGGCTCTAATTTATAGCTGGTGTCTTGATATTGTTGATGGCGAGCAATTTGCTCTTGCCGTTTGGCTTCAAAAAAGGCTTGGCTGGACCAAAATTTATCCGGCTCTGTGGCAGAGGTTAACTCGGCAAAAGTATGGTAACAGCCGGTTACCAGTCTCGCTTCAATCAGATTGGTGGCGATGGTGAGATCTTGCTCGCCTTGGCTAATACATTGCGCCACTGAGCGCACACTGTGGCCCACCTCGAGGCGCAAGTCCCACAGCATGGTAATAAAGCGACCGATCCGCTCATTGATCCCTTGATTGGCACTGTCTTCACAGAGAATTAATAGGTCGATATCTGAGTAAGGGTGCAGCTCACCACGGCCATAGCCGCCCACGGCCACGAGCGCAATCCCCAGGTCTTTATCCAGGCCCATGTGTTGCCAAAGGCCGGTAAGCAGTTGGTCCATGTGCTGGGAGCGCGTCACCACCAGCTCAAAGATGTCGTCACCGGCTTTAAAGCGATTCTCTAGCCAGAGCTGCAGTTCAGCTAACATGGCTTTACAGATAGGCAGCGTGAGCTCAGCGGGGTCGAACAGGGCGGGCGCTAACAGCGAATGACTCATCACGGCCATCTCCTTTACAAATGAATCGAATAAGGCGTAATGCTACCCCTTACACTATACGTTCACACAACCCCGTCTTTTATAGAGGCCATCTTTAGTCGGCCGGGGGCGCGCAGCGAAATTTTTTTTGTAGTCCCACGCTGTGGTTCTGCAAAGCAGCATGTTTGGCTTTGGCTCGTTCTCTTCACGCTGCACCCCTCACTTTTCACCCTTACGTATAAAAACAATAAAGGCGCCGTAGCGCCTTGATCGTGAGATACTGAGTATCCGTGCTTATTATTATTCGCCCGCAGATCTAATGCTAACTGCATGATTTCCTTTTGGGCCTTGTTCAATTTTATATTGTACCAACTGGCCCGCTTTGAGGGTTCTATATCCATCCATCTCAATGGTGGAGAAATGTGCGAACACATCATCACCGCCGTCCTGTGGGCAGATAAAGCCAAATCCCTTAGCATTATTAAACCACTTCACCGTACCGGTTGTCATACTCTTGCATCCCTTATGCTCAAACATCCTAAACAACGTGATTCGTTTATTAGGGCCGTACTACTCAGATGAGTATTCGGCCACAAATTCACTGTCACTATCGGCCTATGCTCGTTGCTTATACTAGCTGCCCCTTACTACCGGGCTATTACTACCTGCATCTCAATACAGGTGAAGCTTTGCCGAGTGCGACCATTATAGTATTAAGCGCATACCTGCCTTAATCAATAGTGACGCAAGTCCACTTTAAACAAAGGCTTAACTGAGTCAAGCCTTTGTTTAGCGCTTCACAATGCTGAACTAAGACAGTTGACAGCTACTCCATACGCGCTAGTGTGAAGGAAAGACACTCTAAACAGTTCCTGATATCCTGAGGGTACGATACGAGCCAAGGCCGTGGATTTTAAGGGTGTTAATGTCAGTAACTAGGGCATAGCGCAATCAGGAACTGTGATTTAGAGTGATGGTTAGAGTAACGATATGAGCAGGAGTACGCATCAGACTGATGGTGACCTATTAAAAGACAAAGAGGTGGAAGAAATTGCGCTGCAACCCCCTCCTATGTACAAGGTCATCTTGAACAATGACGACTACACGCCCATGGAATTTGTGGTGGAGGTGCTACAGCGATTTTTCGCCATGGATGAGGATAAAGCCACCCAAGTTATGATGGCCGTCCATTATCAAGGTAAAGGGGTCTGCGGTCGGTTTACGGCAGAAATAGCAGAAACCAAAGTAGCACAAGTCAACCAATACGCCCGGCTACATGAACATCCGTTGTTGTGTAGCATGGAGCAAGAATAAGTAAATACCCGCCGCAACGGGACACCGAAGTTTTTAGGGGAGGTGCCTATGTTGAACAAAGATCTTGAGAGCACGTTGAATGATGCGTTCAATGACGCGCGCCGTGCTCGCCACGAGTTCATGACGGTGGAGCACCTGCTACTCGCGTTGTTGAATAATCCTGCAGCCAAAGAAGCGTTAATCGCCTGTGGTGCTGAGCTTGAGCAGTTGCGCCGCGAAACGCAGTTGTTTATCGAGCAAACCACGCCCTTGTTACCGGTTGGCGATGTAGAGATTGAAACCCAGCCTACTTTGGGTTTTCAGCGAGTCTTACAACGCGCGGTTTTTCATGTGCAATCGTCTGGTAACGCCGAAGTTACCGGCGCCAATGTGCTGGTTGCTATTTTTAGCGAGCAAGAGTCACAAGCGGCCTACTTGCTGAAAAAAATTCAAATCAGCCGCTTAGATGTGGTGAACTTCTTATCCCATGGGGTGCGTAAAGACGAGCAGCCCGAAGATAAAGCAGCTTCATCCCAAGACGATGGCAGTGAAGAGGCGGCCAGCAACCAAACCGAAGGCTTTGTGATTAACCTCAACCAATCGGTGAAAGACGGTCGCATCGACCCCTTAATTGGTCGCGAGCAAGAGGTGAGTCGTGCCATTCAAGTGTTGTGTCGTCGCCGTAAAAATAACCCACTGCTGGTGGGTGAGGCAGGGGTGGGTAAAACCGCCATTGCCGAGGGCTTAGCCTATCGTATCGTGCATGGCGATGTGCCGGAGATCATGGCCGACAATATTATTTATTCCCTCGATATGGGCGCACTGTTGGCCGGTACTAAATACCGAGGTGATTTTGAGAAGCGTTTTAAAGCGCTGCTTAAACAGTTTGAAAAACAGAAAGGCGCGATTCTGTTTATCGATGAAATTCACACCATTATCGGTGCCGGTGCGGCTTCTGGTGGACAGCTGGATGCGGCCAATCTTCTAAAACCCATGTTGTCTAGCGGCCAAATTCGCTGCATGGGCTCCACTACCTATCAGGAATACAGCCAGATTTTTGAGAAAGACCGTGCCTTGGCTCGTCGTTTTCAGAAAATCGATATTCCAGAGCCGTCCGTGGAAGACACCACCAAAATCTTAATGGGCTTGAAAAGCCGTTATGAAGCCCATCACGACGTGCGTTACACCACTCCGGCCATTAAAGCGGCGGCGGAGCTATCAGCCAAATACATCAACGATCGTCATTTGCCCGATAAGGCCATTGATGTGATTGATGAGGCGGGTGCAAGAATCCGCATGCTGCCGCCCTCTAAGCGCAAGAAGACCATAGGCGTGAGTGACATCGAGGCCATAGTGGCCAAGATTGCGCGCATTCCAGAAAAGTCTGTCTCTAGCTCTGATAAAGAAGCCCTGAAGACGCTGGAGTCCAAGCTGAAGATGGTAGTGTTTGGCCAAGACAAGGCCATAGAAGTACTGACCGACGCCATTCGCTTGAGTCGCTCAGGCCTTGGCAACGAGAAGCGCCCCATTGGCTCCTTCTTGTTTGCCGGGCCCACAGGTGTGGGTAAAACCGAGGTCACTCAGCAGCTGGCGCGGGTGCTGGGCATAGAGCTGGTGCGCTTTGATATGTCTGAGTATATGGAAGCACACACGGTATCCCGTTTGATTGGTGCGCCGCCCGGCTACGTAGGTTATGAGCAAGGGGGTCTGTTGACCGATGCGGTAATTAAGCACCCGCACGCGGTAGTGCTGCTTGATGAAATCGAAAAAGCGCACTCGGATGTGTTTAACCTGTTATTGCAGGTAATGGATAACGGCACGCTAACCGATAACAGCGGACGCAAAGCGGATTTTCGCAATGTGATTTTAGTGATGACCACCAACGCCGGCGTACAACAAACCGTGCGCCAATCCATTGGTTTTCAGGAGCAAGACAATAGTCCGGATGCCATGATTGAAATCAACCGTACCTTTGCCCCTGAGTTTCGTAACCGACTCGACCATATTATGTGGTTTAACCACTTGGATATGGCGGTTATTTATCAGGTGGTGGATAAGTTTATTGTGGAGCTGCAAGCCCAGCTTGATGCGAAAGGCGTATCGATGGAGGTCAGCGAACCCGCAAGAGCTTGGTTAGCTGAGCAGGGGTATGATAAGTCGATGGGGGCAAGGCCCATGGGCCGAGTGATACAAGAACAGCTGAAAAAGCCGCTGGCCAACGAGTTGCTGTTTGGCGAACTGGTTGCTGGCGGCTCGGTTAAGGTCACCTTGCAAGACAACAAACTGCATTTTGACTATCAGTCGGAAGCCTCTTTGGCTCATTAACGCCACTGCTGTGCTTACAGCCACTTAATGCCAATAGGCCCGCCACCTTAAACGAGGGGCGGGCCTATTTTTATTCAAGAGGCGCAGGCCAACAGAACAGAAGTGAGCAAAGCACCCAAACGTTAAACAGCAGGCGTCAGTAATGAGCCTTTAACCTTTGGGTGTCACTGGCGAACGGATTAACGAGCGCGGAAGACGATGCGTCCTTTTGACAGATCGTATGGGGTTAGCTGCACGGTAACTTTGTCACCGGTCAGGATACGAATATAGTTTTTGCGCATCTTGCCAGAGATGTGAGCAGTAACCACGTGGCCATTTTCTAGCTCAACGCGAAACATAGTGTTCGGCAGGGTATCCAAAATGGTCCCTTGCATTTCAATACTGTCTTCTTTAGCCATTGAGTCCTCTTGTTAACGCAGGCAATAAAAGCGGCCGAAATGATGGCAGATTTCGGCCTCACTGTAAAGTTTCCGCTCAGTCTTTCATCCCGTGCCAAGTTCCGGCAATGAGTCGCTGATGGGGGCGGAAGTGTTGTTTATAATTCATTTTTGCACATTCATCCACCTGATAACCCAGATAAAGCCATTGTTTGGCTGTTTTTTGCGCTATCTTGAGCTGCGTTAACACAGCAAAGGTGCCCAGTGAGCGGTGCGCTAACGCCGGTTCAAAAAAAGTGTACATGGCGCTCATCGACTGGCTTAAGGTGTCGGTGACTGCCACCGCCACTAACTTTTTCTCCAGCCTAAATTCAATAAAAGTCGGTGGCAACCAATCACAAAGCACAAAGCCCTCATATTGGCCATGGCTGGCCGGATACATGGCGCCGTCAAGGTGGCGTTGATTAATATAGCGCTGATAAAGCTCAAAGTATGCGGGATGGTCGCTGTCACTGACGGTAATCTCTATATCGCGATTATTGCGGGCAATGCGTTTTTGACTACGGGTCGGCGCAAAGTGCGCCACATCAATGCGCAACGATTGGCAGGCGGTGCAGCCCTGACAATGAGGCCGATAAATATCACTGCCGCTGCGGCGAAAGCCAGCACTGAGCAGTTGTTCGTAATCTTGAGCGTTAAGCCGGTTTTTATCCAGCAGCACCAATAATTGCTCTTGTTGCTGAGGTAAATAACTGCAGGCGTGAGGCGGAGTTAATCCCACCTTAAGGTTCACTTCTTTCATAATGTTAATTCACCCGGTTGCCAACAGCCTTCACGCAGCGGTAGGCGTTGTAATGCCTGCAGTTTAGATAAGAAGTCATCTCTGTGCCACGTATGCACCCCTAAGCTCATTAGATGCGGGTTAGGCAGCTGACAGTCTACTAAGGTGCCGCCATAGCGGCTAAAGTGGCGGCATAGCGCCAGCATGGCTAATTTAGAGCCGTTATCGACCAAATGGAACATAGACTCGCCACAAAATAGCTGGCCAAGATTAATGCCATACAAACCGGCGACTAAGGTATCGCCTTGCCATACCTCAATGGAGTGGGCATGACCCGCCTGATGAAGTTGGCAATAGGCGGCTTCAATGTCTCGGGTGATCCAAGTGCCTTCTTTATGCTCGCGTAATTGGCGGCAATGGCGGATCACCTCAGCAAAGGCGGTATTGATGGTCAAACGATAAGGCGCGCGTTTGGCAAGCTTTGCCAGGCTGCGACTCACATGCAAATCATCAGGGGCGATCACGGCGCGGGGATCCGGAGACCACCACAGCAAGGGCTGGTCTTCTTCAAACCAGGGGAAAATACCCATGCTATAGGCCAGCAGCAGTCGGTCTGGGCTTAAATCACCGCCAATGGCTAATAAACCATTGGGGTCTTGCAGCGCTTTGTCAGGGTGGGGGAACCACAATTTGTTATCTAGTAATGTCAGCATGCCGTTAACCGTTACTCTTTATCAATGTGCTTGTTTAAGTGCTTTCGCCAGTTTGAGTCATTTTTATGCAGGTGTTCATAAATTCACTGACGCACTTTAGGTGGGCGCTGTGCTGTTGTGCGTTGCGTTTCAAACTGTGCCTTATATTACCATTGAATGAATAATGAATGAGCATATACTCTAAATGATAACCTTATAGTTATTGTGTATTTAGGAGGCTAGGATGGCGCATCGGGCACACTTGTTTTCGTTACGGATTGGCCATGCGCTGCGTGAAAGTTGCTTATCGGAACCCTATGGCCGCCAGCGTTTACTAAAAGATGTATTAGCCGGTATTACGGTGGGCATCATTGCTATTCCTCTGGCCATGGCGTTGGCGATTGCCAGTGGGGTGGCACCGCAATATGGACTTTATACGGCCATTATTGGCGGTTTTATTATTGCGCTCACTGGGGGCTCGCGCTTAAGTATTTCAGGCCCCACCGCCGCCTTCGTGGTGATTTTATATCCCATCGCCCAGCAATATGGCTTAGGTGGCCTGTTATTGGCCACAGTGATGTCGGGATTAATCTTGATAGGTTTGGCGCTGATCCGTCTTGGGCGCTTAATTGAATATATTCCTGCTTCCGTGACCTTAGGTTTTACCGGCGGCATCGGGGTGGTGATTGCCACCTTACAGTTAAAGGATTTTTTAGGTCTGACCGAGCTGCAGATGCCGGCGCATTATCTAAGCAAGGTGTCTGCTCTCGTGCACGCCGTACCTCATTTTTATGGGCCCAGCGTGATAGTCGCCTTGCTAACGTTGGCCATTATGTTGCTCTGGCCCAAGCTAAAGCTTGGTGTGCCCGCCCATTTACCGGCGGTGATCTTGGCCAGTGTGCTCACTTGGTTACTGAATAGCCAAGGGCTTGAGATAGCTACCATTAGCAGTCAGTTTAGTTATGTGCTGGCAGACGGCAGCAGTGGGCAAGGCATTCCGCCGGTGTTGCCGCAGTTTATTTGGCCTTGGCTGCAACCCGGACCCGATGGTGGGGTGTTAGTGCTGGATTGGAGCTTGCTGCAAGCCTTATTACCCGCAGCCTTTGCTATCGCCATGCTGGGGGCGATTGAGTCGCTACTTTGTGCCGTAGTGTTAGATGGCATGACGGGCAAGCGTCACAGCGCCAATAGCGAGCTGTTAGGCCAAGGTATCGGCAATATAGTGGCGCCGCTTTTTGGTGGTATTACCGCCACTGCTGCCATTGCGCGCTCGGCGGCTAATTTTAAAGCCGGTGGCCAAACACCGGTGTCGGGCATGGTGCACGCACTGGTGGTATTGGCAGCCTTAGTCTTGCTGGCACCCATGTTGGCCTACGTGCCCATGCCGGCCATGGCCGCATTATTGATGGTGGTGGCGTGGAGCATGAGTGAAGCACACAAGGCATTGCGCTTGATTAAAACCGCGCCTGTGGGTGATGTGTTGGTATTTTTTACCTGTTTCTCGCTGACCATTTTATTCGATATGGTGATTGCCATTACAGCGGGTATTTTGGTGGCCGCCGTGCTGTTTATGCGCGATATTGCTGAGATGACGCGGGTGACGGATATTTCAGCTAGCAGCCGATTTAGTGCTTCGCCGCTGCCAGTCGGCTGGTCGGTGTATAAGATCAACGGCCCGTTATTTTTTGCCGCTGCCGATAGGGTATTTAGCGAGTTAGCCGGTTTATGCCGTGAGCAAAAGGGCGTAATTTTGTATCTAGACGCCGTGTCTATTTTGGATGCAGGCGGCCAAGCGGCGTTAAGTGGTTTTGTCACCCACTGCCAGCAACAAAATATTGAGGTCATAGTGGCCGACGTGCAATTTCAGCCGCTAAAAACCTTGGCCCGCGCCGGCGTACAGCCCATTCCTGAGGTGTTATCTTTTTATCCCACCTTACAAGAAGCGCTCGCGCAGGTGAGTCAGCGGTAGAAGTGAAGGAATACAGCGCCGAGCGCCCAGCACCAAGCTAAAAGCTGAGCCTCAATATTCTGAATGCACGGAAAAATAGGCATAAAATCTGAAAGGGATTTTGATGGTTAGGGCGGGCGCTTGTAGGCGAACACTTGTTCTCGCATTTCGCCGAAGGCGGAACGGTTTTAGGCTTAGTGCATCAGCACCTGCTATGCCGGATTACACGGCTAAAGTATGTACCTAGATTCGTGCAATACGCAGACTGCGGCGCGGTTGGATATTGTTTAGTTTTACTGCGTAAAACCGGCCGACTAAAGATGGCCTCTACAATCGTGCAATATGTGAATGTTGGTGCGGTTGGTCTTTGTTTTGTGTTTAGCTCGGTGCTGTATTCTCCCTTCACTTTTCACTCATCACAGTGTCAGATCAAAAACGGCGCCGTATCTAGGGCGCCGTTGTTTGCTGCTAGCTTAGTGTTGAATCGCTTACTTCAAGCCATCCAAGTAGCGCTCGGCGTCCAGCGCGGCCATGCAGCCGGTGCCGGCTGAGGTAATGGCTTGACGATAGATATGATCCATCACGTCGCCGGCGGCAAATACGCCCTCGATGCTGGTTTGGGTGGCATTGCCTTGTAAACCGGATTGCACCTTAAGGTAGCCGTTCTCCATATCCAGCTGATCGATAAACATGCTGGTGTTGGGCTGATGGCCGATGGCGATAAAGACCCCAGCCAGTGCTAATTCTTCTTCGCTACCGGTTTGGGTATCTTTTAAGCGCACACCCGTCACGCCCATGTTGTCGCCCAACACTTCTTCTAGGGTGCGGTGAGTATGCAGAATAATGTTGCCGTTATTAACCTTGTCCATTAAACGGTCAATAAGGATTTTCTCCGAGCGAAATTCGTCACGGCGGTGCACTAAATGTACTTCAGCGGCAATATTTGACAGATAGAGAGCTTCTTCTACTGCAGTATTACCGCCGCCAATCACGGCGACTTTTTGGTTACGGTAGAAGAAACCATCACAAGTGGCACAAGCTGAGACACCGCGACCTTGAAACGCTTCTTCAGAAGGTAACCCTAAGTACTTAGCCGAGGCGCCGGTGGCGATAATCAGCGCGTCGCAGCTATAGGTAACACTGTCACCTTTTAATTGAAATGGGCGCTGGCTTAAGTCCACACTGTTGATGTGATCAATCAGTATCTCTGTTTCAAAGCGCTCTGCATGGGCCTTCATGCGCTCCATTAAGGCGGGGCCGGTCAATCCTTCGGGATCGCCTGGCCAGTTTTCCACGTCTGTGGTGGTGGTCAGCTGACCACCTTGCTGAATACCGGTAACCATTACGGGATTAAGGTTGGCGCGGGCCGCGTAGACGGCGGCGGTATATCCTGCAGGACCGGATCCTAAGATCAGCAGTTTTGCATGTTTTGCTTGGCTCATTTGTTTCTCCAACCTGAG comes from Oceanisphaera profunda and encodes:
- a CDS encoding arginyltransferase; translation: MMKEVNLKVGLTPPHACSYLPQQQEQLLVLLDKNRLNAQDYEQLLSAGFRRSGSDIYRPHCQGCTACQSLRIDVAHFAPTRSQKRIARNNRDIEITVSDSDHPAYFELYQRYINQRHLDGAMYPASHGQYEGFVLCDWLPPTFIEFRLEKKLVAVAVTDTLSQSMSAMYTFFEPALAHRSLGTFAVLTQLKIAQKTAKQWLYLGYQVDECAKMNYKQHFRPHQRLIAGTWHGMKD
- the trxB gene encoding thioredoxin-disulfide reductase, producing the protein MSQAKHAKLLILGSGPAGYTAAVYAARANLNPVMVTGIQQGGQLTTTTDVENWPGDPEGLTGPALMERMKAHAERFETEILIDHINSVDLSQRPFQLKGDSVTYSCDALIIATGASAKYLGLPSEEAFQGRGVSACATCDGFFYRNQKVAVIGGGNTAVEEALYLSNIAAEVHLVHRRDEFRSEKILIDRLMDKVNNGNIILHTHRTLEEVLGDNMGVTGVRLKDTQTGSEEELALAGVFIAIGHQPNTSMFIDQLDMENGYLKVQSGLQGNATQTSIEGVFAAGDVMDHIYRQAITSAGTGCMAALDAERYLDGLK
- the aat gene encoding leucyl/phenylalanyl-tRNA--protein transferase, whose product is MLTLLDNKLWFPHPDKALQDPNGLLAIGGDLSPDRLLLAYSMGIFPWFEEDQPLLWWSPDPRAVIAPDDLHVSRSLAKLAKRAPYRLTINTAFAEVIRHCRQLREHKEGTWITRDIEAAYCQLHQAGHAHSIEVWQGDTLVAGLYGINLGQLFCGESMFHLVDNGSKLAMLALCRHFSRYGGTLVDCQLPNPHLMSLGVHTWHRDDFLSKLQALQRLPLREGCWQPGELTL
- the dauA gene encoding C4-dicarboxylic acid transporter DauA produces the protein MAHRAHLFSLRIGHALRESCLSEPYGRQRLLKDVLAGITVGIIAIPLAMALAIASGVAPQYGLYTAIIGGFIIALTGGSRLSISGPTAAFVVILYPIAQQYGLGGLLLATVMSGLILIGLALIRLGRLIEYIPASVTLGFTGGIGVVIATLQLKDFLGLTELQMPAHYLSKVSALVHAVPHFYGPSVIVALLTLAIMLLWPKLKLGVPAHLPAVILASVLTWLLNSQGLEIATISSQFSYVLADGSSGQGIPPVLPQFIWPWLQPGPDGGVLVLDWSLLQALLPAAFAIAMLGAIESLLCAVVLDGMTGKRHSANSELLGQGIGNIVAPLFGGITATAAIARSAANFKAGGQTPVSGMVHALVVLAALVLLAPMLAYVPMPAMAALLMVVAWSMSEAHKALRLIKTAPVGDVLVFFTCFSLTILFDMVIAITAGILVAAVLFMRDIAEMTRVTDISASSRFSASPLPVGWSVYKINGPLFFAAADRVFSELAGLCREQKGVILYLDAVSILDAGGQAALSGFVTHCQQQNIEVIVADVQFQPLKTLARAGVQPIPEVLSFYPTLQEALAQVSQR